A window of Variovorax paradoxus EPS genomic DNA:
GGCCATCGTCGGTGCGCCGGGCGAGCGCGCCGAGGAGCCGGGCCACGACCTCACCTACGTCGCCGAGAGCGGTCTCGTGACCGGCACCGAGCTGCCGCCCACGCTCTACGCCGACATGGGCGGCGCGCTGCTCGCGAGCGAAGCGGTGCTGACGGCCGTGTTGCGTCGCGCCCGCGGCGGTGGCAAGGCAAGCGGCATTTATCTGGAAGTGGCCCTGAACGCCTCGGCCGACTGGCTCGCCCTGCCGCGCACCTGGGGCCTGACGCAGCCCACGGGCGCGGTCGGTGGCGCGCATGCGGGCTATCGCGTGTATCCCTGTGCCGATGGCCGCGTGGCGGTGGCGGCGCTGGAGCCGCATTTCGCGAATCGCCTCTGCGAAGCGGCCGGCGTGACGCCCCCCGACATGATGGCCACGGCCACGCACAAGGCGCTGGCCGCATGGCTCGCGACCCGCACGCGTGCCGAGCTCGATGCGATGAGCCGCGAGCGCGACGTGCCGCTGCTCACGCTGGCCGATTGAAGGCCCGGGTTTTCAGCGACCGTCGCGCTGCCGGTCTTCGCGCTTGAGCGCGAGGTAGGTGTCGAGATCCACCTCGTGCAGTTGCCGCGGGTACTGCTCGGCCGCCGTGAACCAGTGGCGCTGGCGGCGCTCGTCGGCATCCTTCGCATCGCTCGACAGGTAGGCATCGAGCGTGAGGAAGTAGCGCATCGCATTGCGCTCCACCAGCCCCCGCAGGCCCCGGATGTACTCGGGCTTGCCGTCGGGCGCCTTGCCCATCACCGTGAAGCCGACCTTGTCACGGCCGAAGGTCGCAAGGTAGGCCTGGGTGGCGAGCCGCACCATCATGTTGTGGTCGTAGCCGTAGCTGAAATGCACGAAGCTCTTCTGCGCATCGAGCGCAATCGCTTCGAGCGTGACGCGGTAGTTGCTCGTGCCGAACGGCCCGCTCGCCGCCGAAAGCTCGACCGACAGGTGCTCGGGTGTCGCGCTTGCCACGCGATAGACGAAGGGCAGCTCGAAGGCCTGGTCGACCGGCTTGTCATAGCGCCGCACGACGTAGAGCGTGAGCGTTTCGCGCCCCTGCGCCGTGCCGGTCTTGCAGCGCCGGTTGTTGATGTGCAGCGTGAGCAATTCGCACCAGTGGGCCGATCCCTTGAACGCGGCCGTGACCTCCGACAGCGGATGGTCGATCACCGCGTAGACGTCGCCCTCGAGCCCGCCGGGCGTTTCGCTCGAATCGAGCTGCACGGGGCGGCCGAAGCTGCTGTGATCGAGCTTGTCGTGGAGGCGCTGGTGGGTGTCGCGCAGCGCCTGGGCCGGCGCGGCGGACTCGGCAGGTGCCGCGCAACAGGCCAGCGAGGACGCGAACAGGACGGCGCCGCACAGGGTGCGTGTCCACGATGCCGGCAGGTGGGGCGAACTGCTCATGGGGCCACACCATACAACGGAGCGATCACTTTTGGCTTCAGTCGGCTTCTGTTTCGGGTGGCGTCTTCGCACCGCGCCGCATGAGCAGCAGCATCGCCACTGCGAGCAGCACGGCGCCCAGCCACTGCCGGGGCGCCATCGGCTCGGCGAACAACAGCGCCGCCAGCAACGCGGCCACCAGCGGCTCGATCAGCGTGCCGACCACCGCGGCCGTCGGCGACAGGCGCCGTGCGCCCCAGGCGAAGGCCAGGTAGGCCACCGAGGTCGTGACCACGCCGGTGTAGGCCGCGCCCAGCCATTGGGCCGCGCCGCTGGGCCAGGTGATGCCGCTCGGCCACGCGACCGCGAGCATGCACAGCGCCGCCACGCTCATGCCCCACGCCGACGCGGTGACGGCCGGCACCCGAACCGGCATGCGTGCGTTGCCGAGCACCACCAGCGCGTAGCAGAAGGCCGAGCCGAACGACCAAGCGAGGCCGGCGGCGTGCCCGGCTGGCAGCGGGCCCCATCCCTTGGCCGGCATGACGAGCAGCGCGACGCCTGCGAGCGCCAGCACGAGGCCGCCGAGCAGGCGCAGGCCGAAGGGCTCGTAGCCGCGCGCGACCGAGACGAGCGCGACGATCACCGGCGCGCAGCAGATCGAGATCACCGTCGGCAACGCGGCGCCCAGGTGCGCGATGCCCGCGAACCAGCAGCTCACGTTGAGCGCCATCGCGGCGCCGGTGCCGACGACCTGGAACTGCTCGCGACGGGCCAGGTCGCGCCAGCGCGCATCGGTGGCCTCCGCCATGCGCTGTGCCCGCCAATGCAGCCACCACAAGAGCGGCACCCCGAGCGCGAAGCGCGCCAGCGACAGGCTCTGCGGCGCGATGCCGCCATCGATGAGGAATTGCGCCACCAGCGCGCCGCCGCCCCACAGCGCGCCGGCCAGCAACACGCCGCCCCAGGCCAGGGCGGCAGACATTCTTGCGTTCATTGTTGAAAGTTCTCCATGACGCCCGCCGCTCTGTTTGTAGAGGGCAGGCATGACCATCCGGCCGTCACCCGGCCTTGCAGGAGGCGGACGACGGCGACCACTTGCGGGTCTGAGCGCGGCGCGAGGCGCGCGTCAGAGGCAGGTCGGCGGAGGGGGAGAGTGGTGCAGGTGCATGAGCGGCCGATGATAGAAGCCGGGTCTTGGAGGGGCAAGGGAAAGCACAAAGGAGAATTGCGGCCATGTGCCCTCCTCCCGCCCGCCACGAAACATGAAACGCCAAGGTCGACTCGTCCGCTGGGAGGCCGACCGCGGCTTCGGTTTCATCCGCAGCCCTGAGATATCGGCCGATGTGTTCGTGCATCAGCGCGACTTCAGCGACCGGCGGGTGTTGCCGCAGGTGGGCATGGCGCTGAGCTTCGAAGAGATCCATGTCGGCGGCAAGGGGCCGCGTGCCGTGGCGGTTCAGGCGATATCGGCCAATGCTTCGCGGTCCGCGGCGAAGCACACGCCCATCAACAGCCATCGCCGCTCTGCTCCGAAGCGCGCGAATCCGCGTCGCGCGGGCGCATCCGATGCTCCGGCTTCTTGGGGCCTGCTTTTCCTTCTCGCGTACGGAGTACTGCTCGGTGCGGCCGTCTGGTCCGGCCGCCTGCCCCTGCTGGTTCTGGGCGCAGTTCCGGCGCTGAGCCTGCTGGCCTTCTCCGCCTATGCCTTCGACAAGAACGCCGCGCAGACCGGCCGCTGGCGCACGAAGGAAAGCACCCTGCACCTGCTTGCGCTGGCGGGCGGCTGGCCGGGTGCCTGGGCCGCGCAACGGCTGCTTCGCCACAAGTCGAGCAAGCAGAGCTTTCTGATCGTGTACCGCGCCACCGTCGTGCTCCATTGCGCGGCGGTGCTGGCCTGGGTGTTCTGGCTGCGGGGTATCCCTGTCCTAGACTGAAACGATCCCAACCAGGAGAAACCTCCATGCCATTCGTTCGAATCGAACTGTCGGATGCCTCGCCGGAAACGCTGGGCCCGGCCATCGGTGACCTGATCTACCAGGCGATGACCGAAACCATCAATGTGCCCAAGGACGACAAATTCCAGGTCATCACCCGGCATGCCGCGCAGGACCTGGTTCATCCCAAGAGCTACCTGGGCGTCGAGTACTCGGCGGGTTTCGTCTTGATCCAGATCACGCTGAACCAGGGGCGCACGATCGAGATGAAGAAGGCCTTCTACAAGCGCGTGGCCGACGACCTGCACGAGAAGCTGGGCATCCGGCGCGAGGACGTGTTCATCAACCTCGTGGAGGTGATGAAGGAAAACTGGTCGTTCGGAAACGGCGAGATGCAGTACGCGTAGCGGTCGCCCGCTACCCGCCCGATCAACGCATCTTGCGCGATGAAGGCTTGTTGACCGGCTTGCCGCTGCCGCCACCACTGCCGTTATCGCGAGGCGGCAGACCCGTGTGCTGCGTGAGCATGCGGCCCTTGGAGGGCTTCACCGGCGCGAGCCTGACGGGCGCCGAGGCCTTGGCAGCCGCCGGCGCCGAAGTCGAGTTCTTGCGGCGCGCGCTCGTGTAGCCGCCATCGGTCAGCGGCTGCCACGTCGGGATGAGGTGATGCTTGCCGTTGCCGATCAGGTCGGCGCGACCCATGCTCTTCAGGGCTTCGCGCAGCAGCGGCCAGTTGTTGGCGTCGTGATACCGCAGGAACGCCTTGTGCAGGCGGCGGCGCTTGTCGCCGCGCACGATGTCCACCGTCTCGCTCTCGCGCGTGATCTTGCGCAGCGGGTTCTTGTTGGTGTGGTACATCGTCGTCGCCGTGGCCATCGGGCTCGGATAGAACGTCTGCACCTGGTCGGCGCGGAAACCGTTCTTCTTGAGCCAGATCGCCAGGTTCATCATGTCCTCGTCGCTGGTGCCCGGATGCGCGGCGATGAAGTACGGAATGAGGTACTGCTTCTTGCCCGCCTCGGCCGAGAACTTCTCGAACATCTGCTTGAACTTGTCGTAGCTGCCGATGCCGGGCTTCATCATCTTGGTGAGCGGGCCCTGCTCGGTGTGCTCGGGCGCGATCTTGAGATAACCGCCGACGTGGTGCTGTACCAGTTCCTTCACGTACTCGGGCGACTGCACGGCCAGGTCGTAGCGCAGGCCGGAACCGATCAATATCTTCTTGATGCCGCGCAGCGCACGCGCGCGGCGGTAGATCTTGATGAGCGGATCGTGGTTCGTGCCCAGGTTCGGGCAGATGCCCGGGTACACGCAGCTGGGCTTGCGGCACGCCGATTCGATCTCGGGGCTCTTGCAGCCGAGGCGGTACATGTTGGCCGTCGGACCGCCGAGGTCGGAGATGGTGCCGGTGAAGCCGCTTACCGAATCGCGGATGGCTTCGACCTCCTTGATGATCGATTCTTCGGAGCGGCTCTGGATGATGCGGCCCTCGTGCTCGGTGATCGAGCAGAAGGTGCAGCCGCCGAAGCAGCCGCGCATGATGTTCACGCTGAAGCGGATCATTTCCCACGCGGGGATCTTCGTCCCGCCGTCGTGGCTGCCGTTTTCGTCGGCGTAGCGCGGATGCGGGCTGCGCGCGTACGGCAGGTCGAAAACGTAGTCCATTTCCGCGGTGGTGAGCGGAATCGGCGGCGGGTTGATCCACACATCGCGCGCCGTGGTGCCTTCGCCGTGCGCCTGCACGAGCGCGCGGGCGTTGCCGGGGTTGGTTTCCAGGTGCAGCACGCGGTTGGCGTGCGCGTAGAGCACCGGGTCGCTGCGCACCTGTTCGTAGGAAGGCAGGCGGATCACCGAGCGGTCGCGCGGCGGAACGCTGATCTTGCCGCGGCTTTGCAGCGCGGGGTTGGGCATGAAGGTGAGCGGCTTGATGGCCGGATTCACCACCGACTGCACCGACCGAAGCGCCGGCGATCCGGCAGCTTCCGCGGCCTTGGCCACGTCCTGCGCCTCGTCTTCCTTCGCGCAGGTGGCGCCGTTGGCCTTGGCCTGGTCCGACACCATCAGGTACGGATTGACGTGCGCCTCGACGCGGCCGGGCTCATCGACGCTGGTGGAGTTGATCTCGAACCAGCCTTCGGGCGTTTCGCGCCGCACGTAGGCGGTGCCGCGCACATCGATGATCTGCTGCACCGGCTCCTTGGCGGCCAGGCGGTGCGCGATCTCGACGATGGCGCGCTCGGCGTTGCCGTACAGCAGCAGGTCGCACTTGGAGTCGACGACGATGGAGCGGCGCACCTTGTCCGACCAGTAGTCGTAGTGCGCGATGCGGCGAAGCGAACCTTCGATGCCGCCCAGGATGATCGGCACGTCGTTCCAGGCTTCCTTGCAGCGCTGCGAATAGACGATGGCGGCACGGTCGGGGCGCGCGCCGCCGATGTCGCCGGGGGTGTAGGCGTCGTCGCTGCGGATCTTCCGGTCCGCCGTGTAGCGGTTGATCATCGAATCCATGTTGCCGGCTGTCACGCCGAAGAACAGGTTCGGCTTGCCCAGCGCCTTGAAGGGCTCGGCGCTCTGCCAGTCGGGCTGGGCAATGATGCCCACGCGGAAGCCCTGCCCTTCGAGCATGCGGCCGATCACCGACATGCCGAAGCTGGGGTGGTCGACATAGGCATCGCCGGTGACCACGATGATGTCGCAGCTGTCCCAGCCGAGGGCGTCCATTTCCTTGCGTGAGGTCGGCAGGAACTTGGCCGTGCCGAAACGGGCCGCCCAGTACTTGCGGTAGCTGGTCAGCGGCTTGGCGGCGCGCGCAAAAAAGGAGACGTCGACGGGGGCGTTCATCAGTGGGAAGTTAGGGACAGCCTGTGCACGGCGGTGCTGCGGTGCTGTCGTGGGCAACCCGCGATTTTAGGGTTTTCGAGCATGTCTGTCGCTACAAACATCCAGTGACCGGGCTCTAATGCGGCCTTCAATTGATTGCCAAAGTCAAATACTCGAATGACAATGGCAACCATGTCCACGCCCTCGCCCACCACCGACGTTGCCGCCGTCAAGGCCATCCGGCAGTTCAATCGCTTCTACACGCGCCAGATCGGCGCTCTCGATCCGTACCTCGGCAGCGCCATGTCGCTCACCGATGTGCGGGTGCTGTACGAGCTGGCGCACCGCGAAACAGCGGTCGCCAGCGAGATCGGCCGCGACCTCGGGCTCGATGCCGGCTACATGAGCCGCATCCTGCGCCGCTTCGAATCCGAGGGCTGGCTCACGCGCGAGCCCCATGCGCGGGATGCCCGGCAAAGCGTACTGCGGCTGACCGAGGTCGGCCATGCGGCATTCGCGCCGCTGCAACAGAAATCGCGCGACGAAGCCGCCGCTTTGCTCGCCCCGCTTGCCCCGGCTCAGCGAAATCAGCTGGTGCGGGCGATGTCCACGATGCAATCGCTGCTCGATCCGGCCGCCGCGCCCGCCAAACCCCAGGCCGCGATCCTGCGCGACCCGGCGCCCGGCGACATCGGCTGGGTGGTGCAGCAGCACGGCGAAATCTACGCGCGCGAGTACGGCTGGGACAGCAGCTTCGAGGCGCTGGTGGCGCAGATCGCGGGGGAGTTCCTGCTCAAGTTCCAGCCCGAATGGGAGCGCTGCTGGATCGCCGAACTCCATGGCGAACGCATGGGCTCGATCTTCGTGGTGCGCAAGTCGGCCAGCGTGGCGCAACTGCGCTTGTTGATCCTGTCACCGGCCGCGCGCGGGCTGGGCCTGGGCGGCAAGCTGGTGGACGAATGCATCGCCTTCACGCGCCGCAAGGGCTACAAGAAGATGGTGCTGTGGACCAACAGCGACCTCGTGGCCGCGCGCGCCATCTATGCCAAGCGCGGCTTCCAGCTCGTCAAGTCGGAGCCGCACGAGAGCTATGGGAAGCAGCTCGTGGGCGAAACGTGGGAGATGAAGCTGTAGCGCCTATTGCATGAACCAGCCGTGGCTCACGACGAGCGACTGGCCGGTGAGCGCATTGGTCGGAAAGCCCGCGAACAGCAGCGCGACACGGGCCACGTCCTCGGTGGTGGTGAATTCGCCATCCACCGTTTCCTTGAGCATCACGTTCTTGATGACCTCCTCTTCGCTGATGCCCAGCGTCTTGGCCTGCTCGGGAATCTGCTTCTCGACCAGCGGGGTGCGCACGAACCCGGGGCAGATCACGTTGGCGCGCACGCCGTGCTTGGCGCCTTCCTTGGCGACCGTCTTGGCCAGGCCGATGAGCCCGTGCTTGGCCGTGACGTAGGGCGCCTTCAGCAGCGATGCTTCCTTCGAGTGCACCGAGCCCATGTAGATCACGCTGCCGCCGCGGCCCTGCGCGTACATGTGCTTCAGGCACGCCTTGGTGGTGAGGAACGCGCCATCGAGGTGAATGGCGAGCATCTTCTTCCAGTCGGCGAAGCTGAACTCCTCGACCGGATGAACGATCTGGATGCCGGCGTTGCTGATGAGGATGTCGATGCCGCCGAAGGCCTTGGCACCCTCTTCGACCGAGGCGTTGACCTGGTCTTCGTTGGTCACGTCGACCGCCACGCCGATGGCCTCGGCGCCCGTGGCCTTCAGCTCCGCGGCAGTGGCGTCGGCCGCTTCCTTGTTGAGGTCGGCAATGATGATCTTGGCGCCTTCCTGTGCGAACAGGATGGCGATTTCCTTGCCGATGCCGCTGGCCGAGCCGGTGATGTAGGCGACCTTGTCCTTGAGTTGCATGGTGAATGTTCCTTCGGGGTTGGGATGAAAAGAAGACAAGCAGGAATCAGGCGAGGTAGTCGTGCTCGACGGTACCGAGCGCCAGCGTCATGTCCGCGATGTAGTGCACCGCCGATTCGACCTTCAGCACCGGCAAATCGGCCACCGGTGCCAGCGCATGCGGATGCAGTTCGAGCGATGCCGGCGCGGTCCACGCGCCGTGCAGCGTGACATCGACCATGTGATAGCGCACCAGCTCGCAGATGCGGGCCGTGCCGTCGACGTGCGGAATGATCTTGAGCAGGAAGTTCGGCTGCGCGATGCCCGCAAGGATCGGCGCGGGGTCGAGTGCGCGGTGCTTGAAGCCCATCGTCGCCTTGGCCACGCGCACCTTGCCGTAGTCGAGCGTGCCGACGATCACATCGGTCTCGTAGTCGAGCGTCGGCGAGGCGAGCTTTTTCGGAAAGCCCCAGAGCTCGCGGCCGCCGGCGATCGGCGGATGGTCGTTCAGGTACATCGCATGCACATACGCGCCCTTCTCCACGCCCTTGGCGGTACGCAGTTGCACCGGAATGACCTGGCCCGATTCGGTGTAGTCGCCGAAGCCGGTGGAGTCGGGCATGCGGATGAATTCGTACTTCACCAGCGGCTCGACCACTTCGAGCGGCTCGGGCACCACGGCGCGCAATGCGTCCATGTCGGTGCGGTAGGTGACGATGAGAAATTCGCGGCGCATGAACCGGTACGGTCCGGGCGGAAAGGCGGGGCTGGTGAGCGGCATGGCGAAAGCCTGCCGCCGTACATCTTCAATGTTCATGAACATTTCCTCCTGGTGAAGTGACTGGCCCAGTCTGGCGCTGGTTTCTTAGTCGAAGCTGAACCGCGGTCGCATCTCTTCAGCGCGACAGGCCCGGCCGTTTGACGCGGCCCGGGCCGTGCTCGCCAAGGTCGAAGGTCGTCACGCCATTCACCGTGGCGTCGGCGCGCAGGGTCTCCGGATGGGCCAGCGTCGTCCGCATGTCGCGCGCGCCCGACTCCCAGTGCTCCTCGACCGCGGCGCGCGAGAACTCGTAGTCTTTCGACTCGAGCTCGTAAGGCTTGTCGCGGTAGATCAGGTGAAAGATGTCGATGGGCTCGTGCGTGAGCTGCGACTGCACCGCGAGCACGCTCGGGTCCTTGCGCAGGTTGGCCGGCAGCTTGGTGATCAGGTCGGCAATCGCTTGCTGCAGGTTCATGTTCGCGGCCATCGCATCGGTGTTCATGCGGGTGCGGCTCGAATAGGTGATGTCCTTCTGCCGCTCCATCACGCCCGCTATGTTGTGCGGCATTTCGCCGCGCGCATTGAACAGGTCGACCTGCAGCACCACCAGGGGTTCGTTGCGCGGATGGATGTCCAGCACGTACTGCAGCGGCGTGTTCGAGACGATGCCGCCGTCCCAGTAGTCGTCGCCGTCGATGTGCACCGGCGCAAAGCCCGGCGGCAGCGCGCCGCTGGCCATGATGTGTTCGGGGCCGATGCGCTGGCGCGTGTTGTCGAAGTACACCGAGTTGCCGGTGCGCACATTGACCGCGCCCACGCTGAAGCGGGCTTCACATGCGTTGATGCGGTCGAAATCGATGAGGCGCTCGAGCGTGGCCTTGAGCGGCGAGGTGTCGTAGTAGCTCAGGAGCGGCGCCGCACCGCCCATCAGCAGGGCCGGCGAATAGCGCGGCTCGAAGAATCCTGGAATGCCGACCAGCGATGCCATCGCCGCGCTGTACTGGTTCTGCGTGGCCCGATCACCAAACCATGAAGGCAGGCGCTGCGAAGGCCCGGAGGACACGAGGTGCCAGAACTCGCGCAGCCTGTCGACCCGGTGCTCGGGCGCGTTGCCCGCGATCAGCGCTGCATTGATGGCGCCGATCGAGACGCCGGCGATCCAGTGCGGCTGC
This region includes:
- a CDS encoding CoA transferase, producing MSSLTPFLPLEGVRVLSLALNLPGPAALLRCRQMGANCLKLEPPAGDPMALYNQPAYAALHEGIAIETADLKTEAGQQQLHAELAKTDVLLTSFRPSALRKLGLDWPALQARHPSLSQVAIVGAPGERAEEPGHDLTYVAESGLVTGTELPPTLYADMGGALLASEAVLTAVLRRARGGGKASGIYLEVALNASADWLALPRTWGLTQPTGAVGGAHAGYRVYPCADGRVAVAALEPHFANRLCEAAGVTPPDMMATATHKALAAWLATRTRAELDAMSRERDVPLLTLAD
- a CDS encoding DMT family transporter, with translation MSAALAWGGVLLAGALWGGGALVAQFLIDGGIAPQSLSLARFALGVPLLWWLHWRAQRMAEATDARWRDLARREQFQVVGTGAAMALNVSCWFAGIAHLGAALPTVISICCAPVIVALVSVARGYEPFGLRLLGGLVLALAGVALLVMPAKGWGPLPAGHAAGLAWSFGSAFCYALVVLGNARMPVRVPAVTASAWGMSVAALCMLAVAWPSGITWPSGAAQWLGAAYTGVVTTSVAYLAFAWGARRLSPTAAVVGTLIEPLVAALLAALLFAEPMAPRQWLGAVLLAVAMLLLMRRGAKTPPETEAD
- a CDS encoding cold shock and DUF1294 domain-containing protein gives rise to the protein MPSSRPPRNMKRQGRLVRWEADRGFGFIRSPEISADVFVHQRDFSDRRVLPQVGMALSFEEIHVGGKGPRAVAVQAISANASRSAAKHTPINSHRRSAPKRANPRRAGASDAPASWGLLFLLAYGVLLGAAVWSGRLPLLVLGAVPALSLLAFSAYAFDKNAAQTGRWRTKESTLHLLALAGGWPGAWAAQRLLRHKSSKQSFLIVYRATVVLHCAAVLAWVFWLRGIPVLD
- a CDS encoding tautomerase family protein, with the translated sequence MPFVRIELSDASPETLGPAIGDLIYQAMTETINVPKDDKFQVITRHAAQDLVHPKSYLGVEYSAGFVLIQITLNQGRTIEMKKAFYKRVADDLHEKLGIRREDVFINLVEVMKENWSFGNGEMQYA
- a CDS encoding YgiQ family radical SAM protein, coding for MNAPVDVSFFARAAKPLTSYRKYWAARFGTAKFLPTSRKEMDALGWDSCDIIVVTGDAYVDHPSFGMSVIGRMLEGQGFRVGIIAQPDWQSAEPFKALGKPNLFFGVTAGNMDSMINRYTADRKIRSDDAYTPGDIGGARPDRAAIVYSQRCKEAWNDVPIILGGIEGSLRRIAHYDYWSDKVRRSIVVDSKCDLLLYGNAERAIVEIAHRLAAKEPVQQIIDVRGTAYVRRETPEGWFEINSTSVDEPGRVEAHVNPYLMVSDQAKANGATCAKEDEAQDVAKAAEAAGSPALRSVQSVVNPAIKPLTFMPNPALQSRGKISVPPRDRSVIRLPSYEQVRSDPVLYAHANRVLHLETNPGNARALVQAHGEGTTARDVWINPPPIPLTTAEMDYVFDLPYARSPHPRYADENGSHDGGTKIPAWEMIRFSVNIMRGCFGGCTFCSITEHEGRIIQSRSEESIIKEVEAIRDSVSGFTGTISDLGGPTANMYRLGCKSPEIESACRKPSCVYPGICPNLGTNHDPLIKIYRRARALRGIKKILIGSGLRYDLAVQSPEYVKELVQHHVGGYLKIAPEHTEQGPLTKMMKPGIGSYDKFKQMFEKFSAEAGKKQYLIPYFIAAHPGTSDEDMMNLAIWLKKNGFRADQVQTFYPSPMATATTMYHTNKNPLRKITRESETVDIVRGDKRRRLHKAFLRYHDANNWPLLREALKSMGRADLIGNGKHHLIPTWQPLTDGGYTSARRKNSTSAPAAAKASAPVRLAPVKPSKGRMLTQHTGLPPRDNGSGGGSGKPVNKPSSRKMR
- a CDS encoding GNAT family N-acetyltransferase, whose protein sequence is MTMATMSTPSPTTDVAAVKAIRQFNRFYTRQIGALDPYLGSAMSLTDVRVLYELAHRETAVASEIGRDLGLDAGYMSRILRRFESEGWLTREPHARDARQSVLRLTEVGHAAFAPLQQKSRDEAAALLAPLAPAQRNQLVRAMSTMQSLLDPAAAPAKPQAAILRDPAPGDIGWVVQQHGEIYAREYGWDSSFEALVAQIAGEFLLKFQPEWERCWIAELHGERMGSIFVVRKSASVAQLRLLILSPAARGLGLGGKLVDECIAFTRRKGYKKMVLWTNSDLVAARAIYAKRGFQLVKSEPHESYGKQLVGETWEMKL
- a CDS encoding 3-hydroxybutyrate dehydrogenase: MQLKDKVAYITGSASGIGKEIAILFAQEGAKIIIADLNKEAADATAAELKATGAEAIGVAVDVTNEDQVNASVEEGAKAFGGIDILISNAGIQIVHPVEEFSFADWKKMLAIHLDGAFLTTKACLKHMYAQGRGGSVIYMGSVHSKEASLLKAPYVTAKHGLIGLAKTVAKEGAKHGVRANVICPGFVRTPLVEKQIPEQAKTLGISEEEVIKNVMLKETVDGEFTTTEDVARVALLFAGFPTNALTGQSLVVSHGWFMQ
- a CDS encoding acetoacetate decarboxylase — translated: MNIEDVRRQAFAMPLTSPAFPPGPYRFMRREFLIVTYRTDMDALRAVVPEPLEVVEPLVKYEFIRMPDSTGFGDYTESGQVIPVQLRTAKGVEKGAYVHAMYLNDHPPIAGGRELWGFPKKLASPTLDYETDVIVGTLDYGKVRVAKATMGFKHRALDPAPILAGIAQPNFLLKIIPHVDGTARICELVRYHMVDVTLHGAWTAPASLELHPHALAPVADLPVLKVESAVHYIADMTLALGTVEHDYLA
- a CDS encoding patatin-like phospholipase family protein, which translates into the protein MRQARKALVLQGGGALGAYQAGVYAALSETELQPHWIAGVSIGAINAALIAGNAPEHRVDRLREFWHLVSSGPSQRLPSWFGDRATQNQYSAAMASLVGIPGFFEPRYSPALLMGGAAPLLSYYDTSPLKATLERLIDFDRINACEARFSVGAVNVRTGNSVYFDNTRQRIGPEHIMASGALPPGFAPVHIDGDDYWDGGIVSNTPLQYVLDIHPRNEPLVVLQVDLFNARGEMPHNIAGVMERQKDITYSSRTRMNTDAMAANMNLQQAIADLITKLPANLRKDPSVLAVQSQLTHEPIDIFHLIYRDKPYELESKDYEFSRAAVEEHWESGARDMRTTLAHPETLRADATVNGVTTFDLGEHGPGRVKRPGLSR